Below is a genomic region from Actinoallomurus bryophytorum.
ACGACCTGCCGTGGCTGGAGGGGCGGGTACGCCTCGACGACGCGGCACGCGCCGCGGCCGCCGACGACTTCGGGCATCTCGTGCGTCATCGCCCGCTCGCCGTACTCGAGCCCGGGTCGGTGAACGACGTCGCCGTCATGGTGGGGTACTGCCGCGAGCACCGCGTCCCGGTCGCCGCGCGCGGGCAGGGGCACGCCACCGGCGGGCAGGCGCAGGTGGCGGGCGGGCTCGTGGTCGACATGGGGACACTTCACGGGATCGACGTACGCGACGGGTACGCCGTGGTCCAGGCGGGGGCACTGTGGAGCGACCTCCTGCGCGCGACGCTGCCCGCGGGACTCACGCCGCCCGTGCTGACCGACTACCTCGAGCTCTCGATCGGCGGCACCCTGTCCGCCGGGGGCCTCGGCGGCACCAGCCACCGGCACGGCGCGCAGGTCGACAACGTCATCGAGCTGGAGGTGGTCACCGGAACCGGCGAGCGTACGGTCTGCTCACCGGCACGGCACGCGGACCTCTTCCACGCCGTACTCGCCGGCCTGGGCCAGTGCGCGATCATCACCAGCGCCACCGTACGGCTGCTGCCCGCCCCCACCTCGGCACGGCGCTACCAGCTGTTCTATCCGAGCCCCACCGCGTTGACGGCCGACCAGCGCCGGGTCGTCCGCGAGGAGAGGTTCGACTACGTCGAGGGGCAGGTCCAGGCCGCGCCCGGCGGGTCCGGCCACCGGCTCTACCTTCTGGAGGCGGCGGCCTTCGACGGGACGCCGGCGGACGACGCGGGGCTGCTCGGCGACCTGTCGTACACGCGTGGCAGTGAGCAGGCCGAGGACCTGACCTACTTCGACTTCCTCAACCGGCTCGCCGCCTCGGTGGAGTTCCTGAAGTCGATCGGCGAGTGGGCGCGCCCGCACCCCTGGCTGAACGTCTTCCTGCCCGGCACCGGCACCGACTCTCTCGTCGCGTCGGTCATCGAGGAGCTGAGACCGGCCGACATCGGGCTCAGCGGCGTGGTCCTGCTCTATCCGATACCGCGCCGGCGGCTGCGCGCTCCCCTGCTGCGGGTGCCCGGCGAGGAACTGGTGTTCCTGCTCACGCTGCTCAGGACCGCCTCGCCCGGCGCCGCCGACCCGGCCGTGATGGTCGAGGCCAACCGCGCACTCTACCGGCGGGTCCAGGCCGCGGGTGGCACGCAGTATCCGGTCGGCACCATTCCCACGACCCACGCGGACTGGCGCCGTCACTTCGGCCCGTGGTGGCCGCGCCTGGCCGCGGCGAAACGCGCGTACGACCCGGCCGGAATTCTCGCTCCGGGTCAGGGCGTCTTCTGATGCGCCCGCGGCGTCCCGGCCACGGCGGCGTACCCACGCCGTTCGGACGCGCCGGCCCCGGAGGCGAAGCCGGCCACCCCGACCGCGCCGGCCTCGGAGCCGAGCTCACGGCGAATCCCACAGCTGATCGCGGAGCCGGCCTCCGAGCCGATCTCACGGCCGATCGCGGGGCCGGTCCCGGCCAGCATTTCGAAAGCGTGCGGCGCCCCGGCAGGCCGGCTCTCCGGCGACCGAAGGTCCGGCTCCAGTCCCCGGTCGAAGCCGAAGCCGCCATCCTCGTTTCGGTGAGCCGAAAGAGCCGAGCGCACGTCAGGTGATCCCCCCGCCCCGGTGACCGGCTCGAGCCATCGCCGATCAAGCAATCGCGCATGCGCGGCCGTAAAAGACGAGGCCCGAGCCACGACGACGGCCATCAGCCGATTGGGGATTGCTCGATTTCGGTAACCGCGACCTCAACGCAGTTACCTTGATTTTCTCCGCTTCTACTGGCCTTTCGCCAGTCGGGCTCGCTCATATCCATCTCTCTTCTACCGTCCTGGCGATGAAGTCTATCGACATTCCGACGGGAAGGGCTTGCGAGCGGATCGACTCCCATATATCATTAAGGTGCAACAGATCTTTTCTGTCATTGGTGACGACACCCCGAACGGCATTCTCCACATAGGCCACGTCGCCGCCATCCACCGATGCGATCGTGAACGCTCCCAGCCGATGGGGGTTCGCCGAGGCGGGAACGATCTGGATCGTGGCGATCGAAGTCGCGGTGGTGACCAGGTGCTCAAGCTGGGCCCGCATCACTTCACGGCCGCCTATCTCCCGATATAGCGCCATCTCGTCCAGGACACAGCGCACGGTGGGCGGATTGCCGGCCAAAACCCTCGCCTGCCTGGCCATTCGGTGCTGGAGGGCCTCCTCGTCGCCCCGGAAGACGGCCCTGGCGTAGTCCTCGGTCTGGAGCAGCCCGTAGATGAGCGAATCCTCGAAGGCGCGCAGGCTCGACGCCCTGGCCTCCTCGTCCCACCAGTCCCTCGCCCATCCGGGAACGGTCTCTTTTGATAATTCGTCATAGAGCTCCAGCAGAGCCTGGTCCGTCACTCCCAAAGCCGCCTCGAATTCGCAGATGACCTTCCGCAACGGACGCAGCTGACCGGTCTCGACGTTGCTCAGCCATGCTTTCGAGTAGTTGATCGTCTGGGCCAGTTGGTCCTGCGTGAATCCCTTCGCCATTCGGAATGCCCGGACCGCCTTGCCGAACGTCGCCATGGCTGGATCGACCCGATTTGCCATGCTAGTCCCCCATGTCCATATTCAGCTCGGCTCAGCAAGCGCCGGTGAGTTTCAACGGTAAAAGTGCGCCCATCAATAGCGTGTGGCGATCTTTGTAAAGGCTTCCAATCGTAACTCGACGAGGTCAGCATGAGAGGCGTAACAACGCAACGCGAAAAGGGACGGAGCCGCGTCGATGACAACCCCCATCCAGGACGTCGACGACCTCGTCGCACAGCTGACCGACGGCTGCCAGGCGGCCGGACTGGAGGCCGTGGCCCTCGCCCCGACCCGCGTACGCGTCAGCTCTCCCGGCACCGGCGCGCGGCTCACGGAGATCATCCGCTGCATGCCGGACCACCAGGAGTCGCTCTACTGGTGGTGGAGCTGGGACGAGCCGATCTGCCCCGCCGCGCAGATCGTGGACGCGGTCAAGGTCATCGCCCACGTGGTCATGCCACCGGGGCCCGAAGGCGAACCGAGCGACCTGCCGGAGTGAGGCGGTCCAGCCGCGGGAAGGCCCGGACGGTTCAAAGAACGTCGTAATGAACCCCGCCCTGCCCGTGCCTCGCCTACCGTGCGGCGCCAAGCGACCGTTCAGGAGGCACGAATGACGTCACCGACGGGCCCCGGCACGCCTGTCCGGTCGTACCGGCTTCTCTGGGGCCTGCTCGCCGTCGCGGCCGGTACGGCGATCGGCTGGCTGGTCGCCGGCGCGGTCTGGGACTTCCTGAGCCCGCCACCGCCCGGCGGCTGCGCCGCGGAATGCGTGAGACAGAGCGCCACCGGGCCGTTCTCGTCACACCTGAAGCTCGCGTTCGTCTTCGGGCTGGTCGTGTCGGCACCGATCTGGCTCTACCAGCTGCCCTCGCCGCACGGCGTACGGCGCGGGGTCCACCTCGCCGCGGCGTTGGCGCTGTTCGCGGCCGGCGTCGCTCTGGCCTGCGTGTCGCTGCGGCGTGACTGGTGGCTGTCCGGCTCCGGCGACACCATCACGCTGGTCACGACCGGCACGTTCCTTGATCAGGCCATCGCCCGGATACTGGTCTTCGGGCTGGTCATGGAGCTTTCGCTGCTTGCGGCGATGTCACTGCGGGCTCGTCGGCGCGGGGCTCGAGGCGCACCAGGATGAGGCCCGCCCCGGCACCGGTGATCAGGGCGACCGTGTGACCGACGGCCGCGACGTCCAGGTGGTTCAGGCCGCCGAACAGATGCGGGGCCAGGAACGCGAGGCCCACAAACGCCCCGACACGCCACCAGAGGCTCGGGATCCGGTCGAACAACCAGTGTCCGTGCCGGGCCGTGCGGACGGCGGGCTCGGCGCCGTACAGGATGGTCGCGATGAGCGCGGACGCGATGACGTAGGAGGGCCCCACGTCGTCGAGGAAGCGCAGCGAACCCGGGACCGCGCCGGTCGAGATGCGCCAGGCCAGCAGGCCCTCGCTGAGCAGCGTGCCGATGATCTGGGCGGCACCGACGAGCAGCAGGGCCCGCAGGTTGCCGAAACGGTGTGCCAGCGGGAACAGGCCGACGATCGCGAAGCCCACCCAGATCCACGGCGCCGCCTCGGACACGAAGGCGGAGGCGATGAGCGTGCCGAGCGGGTCGGATCTCAGGTTCACCAGGTTCGTGGCGGTCGAGGCCACGAATGATCGCTGGTCAGACGGTTCGAGCCCGTACGCGTACACCGAAGAGACGACGCACAACGCCATGATGAAAAGAATGGGTACGGGGAAACGCCTGAGGATCGAGGGCACCTGGGCAGCCTAGGGTGCTTGGCTGAGCATTTTCTGACAACCCGGGCAGAGTCAGGCCGCTGTCACTCTGCGGCCACCTCGCCGCTCGCGGAACCGATGCAGGCGGTACGCCCCGCGGTCCACGGCCGTCGTGACGATGACCTCGCGGAACTTTCCCGGCACCTCGGCCGCCCAGAACGCACCCGCGACCGTCAGCGCCGGCACCGTACGCGACGAGCCCCCGGCACGGAACTCCACGAGCACCTCGCCCCCGGGCGGAAGCTGTCCCCACGCCACCGAGAACTGGCGGCCGCGCACGGCACCGCGTACGAGCACGGCCCCCGGCCCGCCCGCCACCGCGACGTCGATCAGCCCGTCACCCGTGTGCACTTCCAGGGCGGGGCGGTCCCCGCTCCCCCGGCCCACCCGCAGCTCCCAGCCGCTTTCCGGCAGCGGAGTCCCGGCCGCTTCGATCCCCGTGTCCATCACGTACTCCCCGTTCGTGTGAAAAGGGTGCGGGCGGAGGGAGTCCGCCCGCACCTGTCGTCGATCAGATGGCGGCGGAACCCTCGACGGAGGACTCGCCACGCCGTACGAACACCGCGACGACGGCGGCGGCCAGAGCCACGACCGCGGCGACCGACATGGCGGTCTGGAAACCGTCCATGAAGGCCAGGTGGCTGCCGTTCGTGATCGCGGTCGCGACGGGTCCGGGAGTGCCCGGCGGCACCGGTGCGACGCCCTGGGCGACGTAGGACTTGGCGCCCGCGAGCCCGTGCGCGGCCGGTCCGGGAACGCCCGCTCCGGAGAGCCGGTCCACGAGGACGTTGCCCACACGAGTCGACAGGATGGTGCCGAGGACCGACGTGCCGAGCACGCCGCCGACCTGGAACGCGGTCTGCTGCAGGCCGCCCGCGACCCCCGCCAGCTGCACCGGGGCGTTGCCGACGATGGCCTCCGTCCCGGCGGTCAGGATGAAGCCGAACGCCAGGCCGATCAGCACGAACCAGGGCCAGATGGTGTTGTACGACGCGTCGACGCTGATCCGGGACAGACCGAACATCGCCACGGCGGTGAACACCATGCCGATCCCCAGCGGCACACGTGGACCGAAGCGCTGGGTCAGCGCGCCCCCCAGCGGCGAGGACACGATGAAGATGCCGGTCATCGGGAGCAACCGCACGCCCGCGGCGACCGGGCTCAACCCGTGCACCTGCTGCAGGTACAGCGTGATGAAGAAGATCGTGCCGAACAGCGCGAAGACGCCGAGCAGCAGCAGGCCGGTCGCCGCGGACAGCGACACCGACCGGAACAGGCTGAGCGGCAGCACCGGGTGTGAGGCCATCAGTTCACGCACGACGAAGCCGGCGAGGAGCACCGCGAACGCAATGAAGGACCACACCGGCACAGGGTCACCGAAACCGTACGTACCGGCCTTGATCAGTCCCCAGACCAGGGCGAACAGCGACCCCGACAGCAGGGCGACGCCGGACAGGTCGAAGGATCCGTGCGCCTCCTCGTCACGCGACTCGCGGATCACCCAAAGGCCGACCAGGAGCGCGATGAGACCGAGGGGTGCGTTGAGGTAGAAGACCGACTCCCAATTGACGTGCTGGACGAGGAGCCCGCCGACGATCGGGCCGCCGGCGATGGAGATCCCGACCGTGGCACCCCAGATGCCGATCGCGGCGTTGAGCCGGTGGGCGGGGAACGTGTTGCGGATGATCGCCAGGCTGGCCGGCTGCAGGAGTGCCCCCGCGAACCCCTGGACGACGCGCCAGAAGATCACCATTCCGATGCCGCCCGAGAGACCCACCAGCAACGAGGCGGCGGCGAATCCGACGACTCCCACCAGGAAGGTCCGCTTGCGGCCGAACCGGTCGGCGATCTTTCCCGCGGGGATCAGGGTGACGGCGAGGGAGAGCAGGTATCCGTTGGTGACCCACTGCAGTCCGGTGAGGTCCGCGTGCAGGTCGGTCGCGATCGCCGGATTGGCGATGGAGACGACGGTGGCGTCGAGCCCGACCATCATCACGCCGAGGGCGACCGCGAACAGCGTCAGCCAGGGATGGCCGTGTCCGGTACGACTCGGCCTGTCGCGCGCCTCAGCGTGGGGCGCGAGTGTCGCTTGGGACATGAACTTGCCTCCGTGAAGTTCGATGAGGCACAAAAGTGTCATGCCGTGACACATGTCGTCAAGCGACTAAAGTCTCACTATGACGACTGTCACAAAGTGAAAGGTGACCTTGGCTAAGTGAACTTCGTCAGTTACCCTCCTGGCATGGAGGCGACCACGGTGGAAACAAGCTGTGTGACGCCCACGTGCGGTCGACGTGAGCGCAAGAAGCAGCGCACCCGCGAGGCGTTGATCGACGCGGCATTCCAGCTCTTCCAGGAGAAGGGCTTCGAGGCGACGACCGTGGAGGAGATCGCCGACGAGGTCGACGTGTCGTCACGGACGTTCTTCCGTTACTTCGCGTCGAAGGAGGACGTCGTCCTCACCTTCCAGGAGGAGCAGTTCACGACGATGCTGGAGGCCCTGGCGGCCCGTCCGGCGTCCGAACCGGTGATGACCGCGCTCCGCAACGCGGCGGTATCGGTGCTGCGCGCCTGCGAGGACGGCGAGTACGGCTTCGACCCCGAGCGCTTCGGCTGCCTCCAGCACATGATGGAGAACAGCCCGGCGGTCTTCGGCCGCAGCCTCGAACACGGGCAGAAGAAACAGGCGGAGATCACCCGGGTCATCGCCGAGCGCATGGGCGTGGACCCGGCCGTCGACCTGCGGCCGCACGTGGCGGCGGGCCTGTCCAACTGCGCGTTCCGCAGCGCGTTCGAGGTCCTGAGCTCACGCGTGTCCGGGACCGGGCGCTTCTCCGACGTGCTCGACCAGGTCTTCGGGGTCATGGAGGACGGCCTCAACTACATGCCCGCGGATCAGACCGCGACGCCGGAAATGACGACGCCGTCCCGGTAAGGGCCCACACGGGCTCATGGGGACGGCAGTCGAAGGTCCCGGCCGGTCCGCCGGTCCACGGAGCAGATGGGGGAAGTCTCCGTGAACCGGCACGTCCTGCCGGGGATGGCCGCGGGGTGCGTAGGGTCGCTCCTCCGGGGCCCTGGGGAGGTCCACATACGCGGACCGAGGGGCTTGCGGGGTCAGGCAGCGAAGGACAGGGGCCGAGCTCGGTGGGGTGCCGTGGTGTGACCGTCGGGGGCCAGCTCGCCGGTGTCATCGAAGATGACGACACCGTTGCAGAGCAGGCACCATCCCTGTTCGGGGTGGGACGACACGACACGTGCCGCCGTGTGATCGTCTGCGCTCGCCGCAGGGCATGGAGGCCGGTGCTGGCACATGTCACTTCCCCTTTCTTGTCGTAGCCGGATTTACCTACAACACCACCATCGCTCATTGAATGCCCTCGTGTCTGCGGGGCCAGCCCCCAAGCACCGCGCCTGCCAGCGGCACCATCGGTCTTACGGCTAGCCGGTATGCCAAGGTGGTGTCCATGCTCCCCGACGCTGAGACCACCCCGCCGCCGGTACCCCCCGGTGCGCTCCTGCTCGAACTCGTACCCGTGCCCGTGACGGATCTCGACCGGTCCAAGGCCTTCTACGTCGACCGCCTCGGCTTCGTCGAGGACGTCGACGTACGCCCGGCGGACGGGGTGCGGATCGTCCAGCTCACCCCACCGGGCTCGGCCTGCTCGATCACCCTGACCGAGGGCCTGTCGGCCCTCGACATGCCACCGGGGACGCTACGGGGCCTGCACCTGGTCGTGAGCGACATCGAGGCGGCACGGGCAGCACTGATCGAACGCGGGACCGAGGTGGGCCCGGTCCAGGACATGGGCGGCGTCTACTACGCCTACTTCGCCGACCCGGACGGCAACACCTGGACCCTCCAGCACATGCCCTGGCGACCTTAGGTGTTCAGGGACTACCCAAGCGCGACCAGTAGCAGGGCCAGGGGTCAGCCCATACGCAGAGGGGAGCGACGCGGGTCTCGGAAGTTCACGTTCTCTGTCGTGAGGAACCCCTCCGGGCCCTGCTCCTCCAGGAGCGGGAGCTCCGACTCGTACATCGGATAAAGCTGGATGAGGTTGACCGGTCCGTCCGGGAGCTCGATGTGGGTGAAGTCCGGGTCCAGGTCGGTGACCAGGAACACGAGGAGGACCGACATCTCGGACTCGTCCGGGCTGATCGGGCCGCCGAAGTCGAAGACGTCACCCTCGCTGAACCGCTCCCTGCCCCGGCCGGCCTTCACGACCGAGCCCGCGGCGAGCGTCCAGTCCACCCGGTCGGAGTCCATGCTGATGAAGAGCTCCGGCTTGGCCGTCCGCCATTCGGGGTGCGAGGCCAACGAGAGGCCGTAGGTGAAGCCCGCGATGGTGTCCGCGCCGAACGGATCGCGGCAGGTGAAGGTGAACACCGGCGCCGCGTCATCGTCGACCGGCACCGTGTGGATCTCCGCGTCTCCGTTCGTCCACTCGCTCAGGTGGTCGAGATAGAGCCGCATGGAGTCGTCGCTCACTTGTGCTTCCTCTTCGGATTCGCCTTCTCGTACGCCTTCTGGGCCTTCTCCGCCGCCTCGGCCGCCACATCCGCGGCTGTCTTCTTCCAGATAATGGCCTTTCGGGCCTTCTCCGCAGCCTCGTTCGCTTTTCGCTGTGCCTCCAAGGCATTCCGCTGCCTGCTGTTCAGCTTTTCCTGCTCAGATGTCTGCTTCAGCCACTGCTGTCGCTCGTCAAGTGCCGCCTCCTGCTCCTTCGCGGCCTTGTCCGCCGCCTTCGTGGCCTGGCCTTGAACCGAACTGGACTTCCTTTCCCAGGCGCGCGGGAGATCGGCATCCTTGATCGGTCTTTGGGTCCTCGCGTCGAGCGCCATTCCGTTGCGGAGGATTCTCACGCCTCGAACGAGGACGCTACCGTCTCGCAGCTTTTTGGCACCTGCAAAGAGATCACTGGGCTTGTTGCTCTTGTCCTCATGCTGGTGGGCGCTGTTGCCGTCCGCCCCGCTGCCCTTCTCCAGCCGATAGAGGTCGGCGTTCTGCATCGCCGCCCTGAACATCGCCTCGTTCATGCCCAGCCTGTTCGCGTCCGCCACAAGCTTACGGTGCTCGTTTCCGTCGACGTGTCCCTTGTGGATGTCCCCGGCGGGGATGGGTTTTCCGGTGGTCGCGCTGATGATGTTCCCCGCCTGATCACGTTTGGCTCGTTTGAAGATCTCCTCACGGGTCGCCTTAGTGATGTGCGGTCGGTCCGTGCTCTTGATCGGCGGCTCGAAGGAGTTGTAGATCTCTCGGGCCAGCTGCAGCCTCGCGTCTCGGCTCAGCCTGCCATATCGCTGCTCGTAATCCCGGACGGAATCATTCGTCAGATCGACCCGCTCTTGTCGTGATCGGGGGGAGTACTCCACGCGCGGCACGGGATTTTCGCCGGGGTGGGCGAGGGGAGGGCTCTCGGTGAGCTCGTCGATCGCGCGGCGGGTGGTCTCAGGGCCCGTGGTGGTGCCGAGCCGGTCGGCCGCGGCGCGGTGCAGGGCGTCGGCGGACGGCTCGAACGGCCGGCGGCCGTCCATCACGTTGTTGAGGTGGTCGGCCAGGCTGGTCAGGGCCTCGATCTCGTGCGGAGCCGGAGTGTGTCCCAGGGTCTCGTGGGCGACGTCGTGCAGGAGGTCGGCGCGTGGCATCACGCCCTCGGGGGCCGCGCCCACGACGTCCGCGAGTTCGCGCAGGCCCCGCAGGTCGGTCGCCCGGAACGAGTAGTCCGGGGCCGTGTCGTAGAGCTCTCGCGCCGCGTCGGTGAGCTCCTCGGTGTACCGCATGTGCTCACGGGTCAGCCGCTCCGGCGGGACCTCGCCCTCGAACACCGCGTGGGTACGGTCGACCAGCATCGCGTGCTCGAGCGGATCGCGGCCCTCGGCCGGGAATACCGGGTGGCCGTCCTCGTCGAGGCGCGTGAGCAGATCCCGTACGTGATCCGGCAGTTCCGGCGTCACCTCCCCACGGGTGCGCGGGGTCTCCCCCGGGACTCGTGGACCGGGCTCGCCGCGAACCTCCGGCGGGCGGCCGGCGAACTTCTCCAGCTGCCTCAGGTCGCGCTCGCGCAGGTCGACGTGGGCGGGCACCGGGTTGCCGAGGTGGTCCACCACCACCGTGTGGTCCGCCCAGAAGCGGAACACGCTGCCCATCAGGCCCAGGTCGCGGTGCACCCCCGGCGCCGTCAGCGATCCTCCGCCGGTCCGTCCCGGGTCCGGGTAACCGTCGCGCAGGTCGAGGTGGTGGCCGAGCTCGTGGGCGATGACGGCCGGGTCCATGTCGGCGTACAGGTTGAGCATGTCCGGCCGCTCACCCGGGCCCATGCCGTCGCCCCGGTGCAGGCGCACGACCTGCGGGCTCGCGGCCTCCTCCGTCACCGACGCCGGCACCTCCTCGAACTCCGCGCGCAGGTGGAGCCGAGAGCCGTCGGAGGCGCGGTACTGATGGTTGAAATGCGCGTCGACCGCATCGAGGATGTTCGACTTGGCGCGTACGACGTCCGCGGGCGTCATCGCCGGATCGGCCTGGTAGCGGAGCCTGACCGTGAACTCGGTCACCGTTCGCGGGGTCTCCCCCGCTCCGGCCAGGGTCATCCGCCGTACCTCGACGCGTGAGGCGTCGGTGAACGGATGGATCTCGCGCAGGAGCGGCACCGCGGTCGCGGACTCCCGCAGATGCGCCCACTCCGAGGCGTGCGGCGCCTCTCCCGCGGTCACCGTGTCGGGAATCAGCGGCGTACGCGTGTCCGGATTCAGGTCGAGGCTGCGAGGCGAGGTGGCCTCACGCGCCACCGGTGTACGGGAGCCGGAGTCGAGTCCGGGCGCGTCCGTACGCGTGCCCGGCCCGGTCTCGGCGGCCGGGTGGTCGACGCGCGGTGCCGTCCTGCCCGGTGCGCTGTGAGGTGCGGTGCCGCCGGGTTGGGCTCGGCCCGCGTCGCCCGGCGTCACCGGGACCTCGACGGGCGCGGGCCGAAGCAGCGTCTCTGAGCCGCCGGACCGGTCGAGGACGACCGGTGGCCGGTCCGCCCCGGCCAGATCCGCGGGCGGCTCGCCGAGACCGTACGCGGGCGAGGAGTCGGGGCGGCCGGAGCCCCGGGCGACCGGAGACACCGGATCGCCGGAACTCTCTCCCGCGAGGGACACCTCGGCGGTGCCCTGCCCGGAGGCGGGCCGCCCGGGATCCCGGCTCAGGGGTACGGAGGCGTTCTGGCCGAGCGCCGGCCGGGCGCTCGACGTACCGGGGTTCCCGGACGCTGCCGACGTGCCGGATGGCAGGGTGCCCTTCGAGGCGAGGCCCTCCGCGGGGACGCCCGTACGGTGGGCGGCCACGGTCTGAACGGGCACGGCGTCGCCGGACCCATGGGCGGGCGGCAGGTTGATGAGCGCGTTGACCCGGCCGACGCCCGTACCGCCCGGGGAGGTGCCCTGGCCCTGCCCCCCAGGAGCGGCGTCGCCGCCGACGGCCGGGGCCTGGTCCGCGGCCAGCCTGGTCGTGGCCGGATCGCCCACCGCCGCGCCCTCGTGGCCGTACGCGGCGGGGGTCACGGGGACATCGGCCGCCGGGACGTCGGGCGCCGGGACGTCGGGCGCCGGGACACCGCCCTGACCCGCCTGCTCGCCAGGACCGATCACGGGGACGTCGGCCACCGGGGCCTCTCCGGCCTCGTACGGAGCGGCGTCCAGGCCGGATCGGGAGAACGCGGCCGGGGCGGCTCCCCCGTGCTGGCCGAGGAGGTGCTTACCGGTCTCCCCGGCGGCGCCCATGGCGGCCATACCGACGCCGAACTCGGCCGCCTGGGCGAGGTCGACGCGGTGTTCGACCAGCCCCTGCGCCGCGACGTTGCCCGCGGTGCCGGTCGCGGCGGCCACGCCCATACGCGTGAGAATCGCGTTGCCACCGTTCGCGCTCATCCGGTCGGCCAGCGCGGCGGTCAGCCGGGTGCCGCGGCCCGCGATCACGAGTCCCGCGCCGCCCATCACACCGCCGGCGACGGCGCCCTCCTCGATCGCGGTCAAGAGCTCCCCGCCGTCGAAGTTCCGCTGGACGCCCTCGTGGATGCGCGCGTACTGCCCGATGCCGTCCAGGCCACCGGCGAACCCCGCGCCCGCCGCGACGGCCTTCCACATTCCCCGGACCACGGTGACGATCCTGGCCAGGAGCGACTTGAGCATCGAGCCCTCGACCACGGTCACGGCGTTGGCCTCCGCGACCGACGTACCGGCCGTCAGCCACGAGATGGCCATCGCGGCCGTCCACGTCGCGACCAGGAACGCGCACGACAGCTCGAACTGCAGGCGAGCGGCGTTCTTCTGCTTGACCAGAAACCCGGCGGAGTCCCCCAGCGCCTGGCACATTCCGGCCAGCCACAGCAGCCCGCCCTCTTCACCGCCGCCTCGCAGCGCCGCCGCGAACGATCCGAACCTCTCGACCGCCTCACCCGCGTTGTTGGCCGTCACCGCACGGGAGTGCCCGTCCACGTCTCGTGCCACGTCCAGGACCGACGAGGCAGCGGTCGTGCACGCCGCTTCGATCGACTTCAGGCCCGCCATGTCGCCGTCCGGGTACTCACACCCGCCGACGAGTTCCTCAACTAAGCCGATGATTTGGTGGACCGCCGGCGGTGGCGGATCCGAACGTGCCAGTCCCGCCGCCACAGCGGGCAGCGAGTACGGGTTCTCCCCGGCCTGGGCGCCCTTGTCGGCGCCGTCCGGCAACGCCGCGCCCACCGTGTTCGCGTTCTCCGCCAACTGGTAGTTGCGGCCGTTGACGATCAACGTGCCCCCGGTGGCCCGGAGGAGGTTGACCATGTCCGCCAA
It encodes:
- a CDS encoding GH-E family nuclease, translated to MAVSGYTVQFDTFKSAGKGISAAGDTLALAVDTLCRELAAAGQAWGQDDIGRAFFTGDDQAMGFGAVRDVVLAALADMVNLLRATGGTLIVNGRNYQLAENANTVGAALPDGADKGAQAGENPYSLPAVAAGLARSDPPPPAVHQIIGLVEELVGGCEYPDGDMAGLKSIEAACTTAASSVLDVARDVDGHSRAVTANNAGEAVERFGSFAAALRGGGEEGGLLWLAGMCQALGDSAGFLVKQKNAARLQFELSCAFLVATWTAAMAISWLTAGTSVAEANAVTVVEGSMLKSLLARIVTVVRGMWKAVAAGAGFAGGLDGIGQYARIHEGVQRNFDGGELLTAIEEGAVAGGVMGGAGLVIAGRGTRLTAALADRMSANGGNAILTRMGVAAATGTAGNVAAQGLVEHRVDLAQAAEFGVGMAAMGAAGETGKHLLGQHGGAAPAAFSRSGLDAAPYEAGEAPVADVPVIGPGEQAGQGGVPAPDVPAPDVPAADVPVTPAAYGHEGAAVGDPATTRLAADQAPAVGGDAAPGGQGQGTSPGGTGVGRVNALINLPPAHGSGDAVPVQTVAAHRTGVPAEGLASKGTLPSGTSAASGNPGTSSARPALGQNASVPLSRDPGRPASGQGTAEVSLAGESSGDPVSPVARGSGRPDSSPAYGLGEPPADLAGADRPPVVLDRSGGSETLLRPAPVEVPVTPGDAGRAQPGGTAPHSAPGRTAPRVDHPAAETGPGTRTDAPGLDSGSRTPVAREATSPRSLDLNPDTRTPLIPDTVTAGEAPHASEWAHLRESATAVPLLREIHPFTDASRVEVRRMTLAGAGETPRTVTEFTVRLRYQADPAMTPADVVRAKSNILDAVDAHFNHQYRASDGSRLHLRAEFEEVPASVTEEAASPQVVRLHRGDGMGPGERPDMLNLYADMDPAVIAHELGHHLDLRDGYPDPGRTGGGSLTAPGVHRDLGLMGSVFRFWADHTVVVDHLGNPVPAHVDLRERDLRQLEKFAGRPPEVRGEPGPRVPGETPRTRGEVTPELPDHVRDLLTRLDEDGHPVFPAEGRDPLEHAMLVDRTHAVFEGEVPPERLTREHMRYTEELTDAARELYDTAPDYSFRATDLRGLRELADVVGAAPEGVMPRADLLHDVAHETLGHTPAPHEIEALTSLADHLNNVMDGRRPFEPSADALHRAAADRLGTTTGPETTRRAIDELTESPPLAHPGENPVPRVEYSPRSRQERVDLTNDSVRDYEQRYGRLSRDARLQLAREIYNSFEPPIKSTDRPHITKATREEIFKRAKRDQAGNIISATTGKPIPAGDIHKGHVDGNEHRKLVADANRLGMNEAMFRAAMQNADLYRLEKGSGADGNSAHQHEDKSNKPSDLFAGAKKLRDGSVLVRGVRILRNGMALDARTQRPIKDADLPRAWERKSSSVQGQATKAADKAAKEQEAALDERQQWLKQTSEQEKLNSRQRNALEAQRKANEAAEKARKAIIWKKTAADVAAEAAEKAQKAYEKANPKRKHK